A stretch of the Streptomyces ortus genome encodes the following:
- a CDS encoding aldehyde dehydrogenase family protein — protein MTSTHAFWLAGRQATGEGTFDVTSPWDGRLVGRVAVPSDAQVEEAVAAAHAVRDEFAATPAHVRAAALDHVSKRLVERTEEIARLISAENGKPLKWARGEVGRAVSVFRFAAEEARRFNGGEAQRLDTDAGGQGRLALTRRFPKGVVLGIAPFNFPLNLCAHKIAPAIAAGTPIILKPAPATPLSGLVIGELLAETDLPAGSWSVLPVANDKMPALVQDERLPVISFTGSDKVGYAIMDSVPRKHLTLELGGNGAAVVLADWASDEDLDRAATRIATFSNYQGGQSCISVQRVIADASVYDRLLPRIVAAVQAQVTGDPSDDATDVGPLVSEDAAKRVESWVDEAVAAGAELLTGGKRDGASYAPTVLAGVPADVTISCEEVFGPVLTVQKVDGEAAAFAAVNASKYGLQAGVFTHDLQAAFRAHRALEVGGVVIGDVPSYRADQMPYGGVKESGVGREGVRFAMDDYTYERVMVLTGLAL, from the coding sequence ATGACTTCCACCCACGCCTTCTGGCTTGCCGGGCGCCAGGCCACCGGTGAGGGCACCTTCGATGTCACCTCGCCCTGGGACGGGCGCCTCGTCGGCAGGGTCGCTGTGCCCAGTGACGCGCAGGTCGAGGAGGCCGTCGCCGCCGCCCACGCCGTGCGCGACGAGTTCGCCGCCACCCCCGCCCACGTACGGGCCGCCGCCCTCGACCATGTGAGCAAGCGGCTCGTGGAGCGGACCGAGGAGATCGCCCGGCTCATCTCCGCCGAGAACGGCAAGCCGCTCAAGTGGGCCCGCGGCGAGGTCGGCCGGGCCGTGTCCGTGTTCCGCTTCGCCGCCGAGGAGGCCCGCCGGTTCAACGGCGGCGAGGCCCAGCGGCTGGACACCGACGCGGGGGGCCAGGGCCGGCTCGCCCTCACCCGGCGCTTCCCGAAGGGCGTCGTGCTCGGCATCGCCCCCTTCAACTTCCCGCTCAACCTGTGCGCCCACAAGATCGCCCCGGCCATCGCGGCGGGCACGCCCATCATCCTGAAGCCCGCCCCCGCGACCCCGCTCAGCGGCCTGGTCATCGGCGAGCTGCTGGCCGAGACGGACCTGCCGGCCGGCTCCTGGTCGGTGCTGCCGGTGGCCAACGACAAGATGCCCGCGCTGGTGCAGGACGAGCGGCTGCCCGTCATCTCGTTCACGGGGTCCGACAAGGTCGGCTACGCGATCATGGACTCCGTACCGCGCAAGCACCTCACTCTGGAGCTCGGCGGCAACGGCGCGGCCGTCGTGCTCGCCGACTGGGCGAGCGACGAGGACCTCGACCGGGCCGCCACCCGCATCGCGACCTTCAGCAACTACCAGGGCGGCCAGTCCTGCATTTCCGTGCAGCGAGTGATCGCGGACGCGTCGGTGTACGACCGGCTGCTGCCCCGGATCGTCGCGGCGGTCCAGGCCCAGGTGACCGGCGACCCGTCCGACGACGCGACCGACGTCGGTCCGCTGGTCAGCGAGGACGCCGCGAAGCGTGTCGAGTCGTGGGTCGACGAGGCCGTCGCGGCCGGGGCCGAACTGCTCACGGGCGGCAAGCGTGACGGTGCCTCGTACGCGCCGACCGTACTGGCGGGCGTACCGGCCGATGTGACGATCTCCTGCGAGGAGGTCTTCGGGCCCGTCCTCACCGTGCAGAAGGTGGACGGTGAGGCCGCCGCCTTCGCCGCCGTCAACGCGTCCAAGTACGGGCTCCAGGCAGGGGTGTTCACCCACGACCTGCAGGCCGCCTTCCGGGCCCACCGGGCGCTTGAGGTGGGCGGTGTGGTGATCGGCGACGTTCCCTCCTACCGCGCCGACCAGATGCCGTACGGCGGGGTCAAGGAGTCCGGAGTCGGACGCGAAGGCGTGCGGTTCGCCATGGACGACTACACGTACGAGCGCGTCATGGTCCTCACGGGGCTCGCTCTCTGA
- a CDS encoding carbohydrate-binding protein — protein sequence MVYRACDFGSGAPGTRSGASSGTRSVTVEVSGEGTLELALDDGEMIAHLDIAPTAGPYAYASVTTPFDASGVHDLRIELRGPLRLAHVGFAGPLPPGR from the coding sequence CTGGTCTACCGGGCCTGCGACTTCGGCTCAGGCGCCCCGGGCACCCGTTCCGGTGCCTCTTCCGGCACCCGCTCGGTCACGGTCGAGGTGTCGGGGGAGGGAACCCTCGAACTGGCCCTGGACGACGGCGAGATGATCGCCCACCTGGACATCGCCCCGACGGCGGGCCCGTACGCCTACGCCTCCGTCACCACCCCGTTCGACGCCTCCGGAGTGCACGACCTGCGCATCGAGCTGCGCGGCCCGCTGCGGCTCGCACACGTCGGCTTCGCCGGGCCCCTTCCCCCGGGTCGATGA
- a CDS encoding LacI family DNA-binding transcriptional regulator, with amino-acid sequence MVTLAEVAQHAGVSASTVSYVLSGKRSISAGTRQRVEESIQVLGYHPNAGARALASNRSNIIALMIPLRTDMYVPVMMEIAIAVTTAARSHGYDVLLLTGEEGPDAVRRITGSGLADAMILMDVELDDERLPLLRGTEQPSVLIGLPADTSGLTCVDLDFGATGALCAEHLAMLGHRDIAVIGEAPAVYERHTGFAERTLDGLRSRSRELGLRVLHRPCEGGFDAMSLTLARVFDERPGTTGFVVQNESAVEPLLALLRRQGRAVPEDVSVVAICPDQVAVQASVRLTSVAIPAQEMGRNAVEQLIAKLAGHGAHDVVLIAPELTVRASTGPAPSAP; translated from the coding sequence ATGGTCACCCTCGCCGAGGTCGCCCAGCACGCCGGAGTCTCGGCGAGCACGGTGAGCTACGTCCTCAGCGGCAAGCGGTCCATCTCCGCGGGCACCCGGCAGCGGGTCGAGGAGAGCATCCAGGTGCTCGGCTACCACCCCAACGCGGGAGCCCGGGCGCTGGCAAGCAACCGGTCCAACATCATCGCGCTGATGATCCCGCTCCGCACGGACATGTACGTACCCGTGATGATGGAGATCGCCATCGCGGTGACGACCGCGGCGCGCTCGCACGGGTACGACGTGCTGCTGCTCACCGGCGAGGAGGGCCCCGACGCCGTACGCAGGATCACCGGGAGCGGGCTCGCCGACGCGATGATCCTGATGGACGTCGAGCTGGACGACGAGCGGCTGCCGCTGCTGCGCGGCACCGAGCAGCCGTCCGTCCTCATCGGGCTGCCCGCCGACACCAGCGGTCTGACCTGCGTGGACCTCGACTTCGGCGCGACGGGAGCACTGTGCGCCGAACATCTCGCGATGCTCGGCCACCGTGACATCGCTGTCATCGGCGAGGCGCCCGCGGTCTACGAACGGCACACGGGGTTCGCCGAGCGCACGCTCGACGGGCTCAGGTCCCGCTCCCGCGAGCTGGGCCTGCGGGTGCTGCACCGCCCGTGCGAGGGCGGCTTCGACGCGATGTCCCTGACCCTGGCCCGGGTCTTCGACGAACGCCCCGGCACCACGGGCTTCGTCGTGCAGAACGAGTCCGCGGTCGAGCCGCTGCTCGCGCTGCTGCGCCGGCAGGGCCGGGCCGTGCCCGAGGACGTCTCGGTGGTCGCGATCTGCCCGGACCAGGTCGCCGTCCAGGCCTCGGTGCGGCTGACCTCGGTCGCCATCCCCGCCCAGGAGATGGGCCGTAACGCGGTGGAGCAGCTGATCGCCAAGCTGGCGGGGCACGGCGCGCACGACGTCGTGCTCATCGCGCCCGAGCTGACGGTCCGGGCGAGCACGGGCCCGGCCCCGTCCGCTCCCTGA